One Primulina huaijiensis isolate GDHJ02 chromosome 5, ASM1229523v2, whole genome shotgun sequence DNA segment encodes these proteins:
- the LOC140977086 gene encoding uncharacterized protein isoform X1, producing the protein MAANQPHLVDFSKTQRLVFLIDLQPLIFQNQSAYIATVTSAASRLLRFPPLSNSLFAYKLFFSSLSPLRSADVLPRHLCSPSLSFKFPLQTLASLSTNLNSVLTLLDLPNPPGSPLALHIHSALLQLVHDYGWENDNEISVGRDKSMFSDFLKIPSNLVLLFSPLKFLLDSISFHDSEELSVKFDGIFSAVREAFLSRDMHVCWNDVNSDELQLENINDEKLDNKYMTQSQVLLNCIRKMGWGFCSTNWIVLGSALLPFGLIYPQIGLPFDFVDFGGTDESKCGGQLNLEILDTKGMPLEYKCCDLEFVKLKSLSSAIRNNNAFGNLELRDSQGEDHDEDSFLSQFGDGSLKLYVKAVLGHPELKKIRCYSEHVFVREFLEEVGKGGKKCNGDFFADRVLESLHKDMGIVHYSSQIPTWKFFLSFLHTNGFSAVVSLLSANGHTRIGILKPFTAHLAILSILDCGNVLSNCISQSKLRKIEDRVRDTCAEALPDSIPYFDSQTESSTSGNYEKYAVGKRKKKRIQLYQQMTWSSFCKAAFEGSQMDLFEVYTAGQFENSKKLKFLKCWMKQIEKIDPYCLTTLLQSQSTEEFSACCVPSAMEEAMLTSSSESSESFFNNLPKRIQQGLESGIDLHILAQRVVKSSIHWLHENRATKNDHIDQSQMQIQDGSCNDAFDIKLMELILREPKEMKEMHQEQDSPSKASQAPCSSENIVRDYELQIFLRLEIMRSDVSAMIEESRKQKLLKQICSLLEIIQYLVAGGIHGPISLYDYVERSIKARYSEELGDIVRKIYTKMDFLPFGDEDEAPSLSLFNSEDSNQSWKDKHEKAEAYSISQSVSEEDKYSNCEENKKETGENDHSQMLNKARERRERARRFSSFTGRVQDLQRVWAPKQQQKIKDKLDSLPKKSKRKDWHEPGSSVVHETPLTGNKRAGTRQDKEQEDLGNSYSVSKALFQDIFPEDKSTA; encoded by the exons ATGGCAGCGAATCAACCACACCTAGTAGATTTTTCCAAAACACAACGCCTGGTTTTCCTCATTGACCTCCAACCCCTCATTTTCCAAAATCAGTCGGCCTATATTGCTACTGTAACCTCCGCCGCGTCTCGTTTGCTCCGTTTCCCGCCGCTCTCCAACTCTCTTTTTGCCTACAAATTATTCTTCTCATCCCTGTCTCCTCTCAGATCTGCCGACGTGCTCCCTCGCCACCTCTGCTCTCCATCTCTCTCTTTCAAATTCCCTCTTCAAACTTTAGCGTCCCTGTCGACCAACCTAAACTCAGTTCTAACCCTTCTTGATCTGCCAAATCCTCCGGGAAGTCCACTTGCTCTGCATATTCATAGCGCGCTGCTTCAGCTCGTTCACGACTACGGTTGGGAAAATGACAACGAAATTTCTGTAGGTAGGGATAAATCAATGTTtagtgattttttaaaaattccttCGAATTTGGTTCTGTTGTTTTCTCCGCTAAAATTTCTGCTAGATTCTATTAGTTTTCATGATTCTGAAGAATTATCGGTGAAGTTTGATGGTATATTTTCTGCTGTGAGGGAGGCTTTTTTAAGTAGGGATATGCATGTATGTTGGAATGATGTCAATAGCGATGAACTACAGCTTGAAAACATCAATGATGAGAAATTAGACAACAAATACATGACCCAATCACAAGTTCTTTTGAATTGTATTAGGAAAATGGGGTGGGGATTTTGTTCGACCAATTGGATTGTTTTGGGATCAGCTTTGTTGCCGTTTGGGTTGATTTATCCACAAATTGGGCTACCATTTGATTTCGTGGATTTTGGTGGGACGGATGAGAGCAAATGCGGTGGACAATTGAATCTTGAGATATTGGATACGAAGGGGATGCCTTTAGAATACAAGTGCTGTGATCTTGAGTTTGTGAAATTGAAGAGTTTGTCTAGTGCTATTAGAAACAATAATGCATTTGGTAACTTGGAACTCAGGGATTCACAGGGTGAAGACCATGATGAAGACTCTTTTTTGAGTCAGTTTGGTGATGGTAGTCTCAAGTTGTACGTTAAAGCTGTGCTTGGACATCCTGAGCTTAAGAAGATCAGATGCTATTCAGAGCATGTTTTTGTGCGCGAGTTCCTTGAAGAGGTGGGAAAAGGTGGAAAGAAATGTAATGGGGACTTTTTTGCAGACAGGGTTCTTGAATCACTGCATAAAGACATGGGTATAGTCCATTATAGTAGTCAGATTCCCAcctggaaattttttttgagcTTTCTCCATACAAACGGTTTCTCGGCTGTTGTCTCCCTTTTGAGTGCCAATGGGCATACACGCATAGGGATTCTAAAACCTTTCACAGCTCATTTGGCAATTCTATCCATCTTGGACTGTGGTAATGTTTTATCTAACTGTATTAGTCAATCGAAATTGCGAAAGATAGAGGATCGGGTCCGTGATACTTGTGCTGAAGCCTTACCTGACTCAATTCCTTATTTTGATTCCCAAACTGAGTCCTCAACATCtggaaattatgaaaaatatgcagTTGGAAAGAGGAAAAAGAAACGAATTCAACTGTATCAGCAGATGACATGGAGTTCCTTCTGCAAGGCAGCATTTGAAGGATCTCAAATGGACTTGTTTGAGGTGTACACTGCCGGACAGTTTGAAAATTCTAAAAAGCTGAAGTTTTTGAAATGCTGGATGAAACAAATTGAGAAGATCGATCCATATTGCTTAACAACATTGCTCCAATCCCAGTCCACGGAGGAATTTTCTGCCTGCTGTGTTCCATCTGCAATGGAAGAGGCTATGCTTACTTCAAGCTCAGAGAGTTCAGAATCTTTTTTTAATAATCTTCCAAAGAGAATCCAGCAGGGTCTGGAATCAGGAATAGACTTGCATATTCTTGCACAGCGAGTGGTCAAATCATCCATTCATTGGTTGCATGAAAATCGTGCaactaagaatgatcatatcgATCAATCACAAATGCAAATTCAGGATGGTTCTTGCAATGATGCCTTTGACATCAAATTGATGGAGCTTATCCTAAGGGAACCTAAGGAAATGAAAGAGATGCATCAGGAACAAGATTCTCCCTCGAAAGCATCTCAAGCCCCTTGTTCATCAGAAAACATAGTCAGAGA TTATGAACTACAAATTTTTCTTCGACTGGAGATTATGCGATCAGATGTTTCAGCAATGATAGAGGAATCTCGAAAACAAAAATTGCTGAAACAAATTTGTTCTCTCTTAGAGATCATTCAATATCTTGTGGCAGGAGGTATTCATGGTCCTATTAGCTTATATGATTACGTAGAGAGGAGCATCAAAGCAAG GTACTCAGAAGAGCTTGGAGACATCGTGAGAAAGATATACACAAAAATGGATTTCCTGCCATTCGGCGATGAAGATGAAGCACCAAGTCTTTCATTATTCAACAGCGAGGATAGCAATCAATCGTGGAAAGATAAACATGAGAAGGCTGAGGCTTACAGCATTAGTCAATCTGTCTCAGAAGAAGACAAGTACTCAAATTGCGAAGAGAATAAAAAAGAAACTGGTGAAAATGATCATTCTCAAATGCTAAATAAAGCTCGTGAACGGAGGGAAAGGGCTCGAAGATTCTCGTCCTTCACCGGCCGGGTCCAAGATTTGCAAAGAGTTTGGGCTCCAAAACAGCAgcagaaaataaaagataagtTGGATTCTCttccaaaaaaatcaaaaagaaaGGATTGGCATGAGCCTGGTTCTAGTGTAGTACATGAAACACCATTGACTGGAAACAAGCGTGCGGGCACCAGACAAGACAAAGAACAAGAAGATTTGGGAAACTCTTATTCTGTCTCCAAGGCCTTGTTTCAAGATATATTTCCTGAGGACAAATCAACAGCTTGA
- the LOC140977082 gene encoding putative RING-H2 finger protein ATL21A, which produces MDTTETIFFLFIFLFVEYSFAQLCSDSSCHLGEPKIRFPFQLQNLQPKSCGYRGFNLSCDGSDQTVIDIPNSGQFTVQAIDYQTQRIWLNDPDSCLPKRLFTLNLSASPFSGYFTQNFAFFNCATFDYTKYKFNPIGCLSGHNYTVFASSSVIAISFLTSRCSLISTVSAPVQWTFSEPMATSDLSEDILLSWDNPQCGWCESRGGRCGLKSNSTTVTECSLVSRRGFPRGARYAIIAGAGVPALLFVMGFLCCICRKVKRFTGRRLPIVDSSSSAAVAPQTLVITGGLDSSTIESYPKTILGESRRLPKPNDNTCTICLSEYKPKETLRSIPECQHCFHADCVDQWLKLKASCPICRNSPKCTSVDIQVS; this is translated from the exons ATGGATACCACAGAAACCATCTTCtttctcttcatttttttattcgTCGAATATTCATTTGCTCAACTATGTTCAGATTCTTCCTGCCATCTCGGGGAACCCAAGATCCGGTTCCCGTTCCAGCTCCAAAACCTTCAGCCAAAGTCATGCGGCTACCGGGGCTTCAATCTTTCCTGTGACGGATCAGATCAAACAGTTATCGACATACCAAACTCAGGCCAATTCACAGTCCAAGCTATAGACTACCAAACGCAACGCATATGGCTCAACGATCCGGACAGCTGCCTCCCCAAACGCCTCTTTACTTTAAACCTTTCCGCGTCTCCGTTTTCTGGCTATTTCACTCAGAATTTTGCCTTCTTTAATTGCGCGACGTTTGATTACACCAAGTATAAGTTCAACCCTATCGGGTGTTTGAGCGGTCATAATTACACGGTTTTCGCCTCGTCTTCTGTGATTGCTATCTCATTCTTGACATCTAGGTGTAGCCTGATATCTACGGTGTCTGCGCCGGTTCAGTGGACGTTTTCTGAACCAATGGCGACGTCGGATCTCAGTGAAGACATCTTGCTCAGTTGGGACAACCCGCAGTGCGGGTGGTGCGAGTCGAGAGGTGGACGGTGTGGGCTCAAGAGCAACTCCACTACAGTTACTGAATGCAGTCTCGTTTCTCGCCGCG GATTTCCAAGAGGTGCGCGTTACGCAATAATTGCTGGGGCCGGAGTGCCTGCGCTCCTTTTCGTAATGGGATTTCTGTGCTGCATTTGCCGCAAGGTGAAGCGCTTCACCGGGCGGCGCCTACCGATTGTAGACTCCAGCAGCTCTGCCGCTGTAGCGCCACAAACTCTAGTCATCACGGGTGGGCTCGACAGTTCAACCATTGAATCTTACCCCAAAACGATCCTAGGGGAGAGCCGAAGGTTGCCTAAGCCTAACGACAACACTTGCACGATTTGCTTATCCGAGTATAAGCCAAAGGAGACCCTCAGAAGTATTCCGGAATGTCAGCATTGCTTTCATGCAGATTGTGTGGATCAATGGCTGAAGTTAAAAGCTTCTTGCCCCATTTGTAGGAATTCTCCCAAATGCACGTCCGTTGATATTCAAGTTTCTTGA
- the LOC140977083 gene encoding uncharacterized protein, giving the protein MEQCRLWSVKHTEHKNIAKKIINPLKHSSKKSIIRSEEFLKQQTFNGWKTVRIYVTDPDATDSSGDEEGELFRRQRVKKYVSEIRMETSVSINNTNCRKKNAERDRLVPKPKPKKVKEAPPSTVAAPGGVRKFRGVRKRPWGKWAAEIRDPARKVRLWLGTYDTAEEAAMVYDNAAIKLRGPDALTNFGTIPVNEESTEINVTSVSGYDSGEEPRSLPSPISVLHFRSSNMCQDAEPGSAHPLQSEVTEYEPDEFPNSLLNEFRLGMEQVHAEKDIRGKTGTTEYCSTNITGLVNEPVPEIVCKVETSVESDLPCYSLYNEIPFLNELFIFHPQEQTLAQGTQNFGHDLTVSLDDSNFWPLRADLREAYIGEFNNSFRDFSSLEFDDCIQDFNDPNDYAFADSLLVL; this is encoded by the coding sequence ATGGAACAATGTAGGCTGTGGTCTGTTAAGCATACGGAGCACAAAAATATTgccaaaaaaatcattaatcCCCTCAAACATAGCTCAAAAAAATCGATTATTCGATCAGAAGAATTTCTTAAACAGCAAACTTTCAATGGTTGGAAAACTGTAAGGATTTATGTCACCGATCCTGATGCGACAGACTCGTCCGGCGATGAAGAGGGTGAGCTTTTCCGAAGGCAGCGTGTCAAGAAGTACGTGTCCGAAATCAGAATGGAGACATCAGTTAGCATTAATAATACTAACTGCAGGAAGAAAAATGCAGAGAGAGACCGTCTCGTGCCCAAGCCGAAGCCCAAGAAAGTCAAGGAGGCTCCTCCGTCGACGGTGGCAGCGCCAGGCGGAGTTAGGAAGTTCCGGGGTGTCCGGAAACGGCCGTGGGGAAAGTGGGCTGCTGAAATCAGGGATCCTGCAAGAAAGGTTAGACTTTGGTTAGGAACATATGATACGGCGGAGGAGGCAGCTATGGTTTACGACAATGCCGCCATAAAGCTCCGTGGACCGGATGCATTGACCAACTTTGGCACTATTCCCGTGAATGAGGAGTCGACAGAGATCAATGTGACCTCAGTTTCAGGCTATGATTCAGGTGAAGAGCCACGCAGCCTTCCTTCTCCAATTTCCGTTCTTCATTTCCGAAGCAGCAATATGTGTCAAGATGCTGAACCTGGTTCAGCCCACCCGCTTCAAAGTGAGGTGACAGAATATGAACCGGATGAATTTCCGAATAGTTTATTGAATGAATTCCGTCTTGGTATGGAACAAGTTCATGCAGAGAAGGATATTCGAGGGAAAACAGGTACAACGGAGTACTGTTCCACAAATATCACCGGTCTGGTAAATGAACCGGTTCCTGAAATCGTCTGCAAAGTTGAAACAAGCGTGGAATCGGATCTGCCATGCTATAGCTTGTACAATGAAATTCCATTCTTGAATGAGTTATTCATTTTCCATCCACAAGAGCAAACATTAGCACAGGGGACACAAAATTTTGGTCATGATCTTACAGTGTCTCTCGATGATTCAAACTTCTGGCCATTGCGTGCCGATTTGCGAGAAGCCTATATCGGAGAGTTTAACAATTCATTTCGAGATTTTAGTTCGCTGGAGTTTGATGATTGTATTCAAGATTTCAATGATCCTAATGATTATGCTTTTGCCGATTCATTGCTCGTTCTGTAA
- the LOC140977084 gene encoding mitochondrial carrier protein MTM1-like — translation MSTAKQTSRILEVDNGISLMSDSMLIEDGTEVTRTSELQAHHSTVLDYQLGLRERAFSAAGAAFLSAILVNPLDVAKTRLQAQAAGVPYSHPLSNVTSRMAVFGPQMMFADLRCSPSCTRAGVHGTVAICPPDCFHYKGTLDVFYKIIRQEGFLRLWRGTNAGLALAVPTVGIYLPCYDIFRNMLEEFAVQSAPILEPYTPLLAGSMARSLACTSCYPIELAKTRMQAFKHVNGDKRPPGVLKTLIGDIPRVKSTNNFRNSLQSYRVLWTGLGAQLARDVPFSAICWPTLELVRRRLLGLVGDEANATSILGANFSAGFVAGSLAAAATCPLDVAKTRRQIEKDPMRALKMSTRQTLLEIWRDGGMKGLFTGVGPRIGRAGPSVGIVVSFYEVVKYILQNQYTAA, via the exons ATGAGCACGGCCAAGCAGACCTCCAGAATTCTGGAAGTTGATAATGGTATATCCTTGATGTCTGATTCAATGTTGATTGAGGATGGAACTGAAGTTACCAGGACTTCAGAGCTGCAGGCGCACCATAGCACCGTTTTGGATTACCAGTTGGGTCTGCGTGAGAGAGCATTTTCTGCTGCTGGAGCTGCATTTCTATCAGCCATTTTGGTTAACCCACTTGATGTTGCAAAG ACGAGATTGCAGGCTCAGGCTGCAGGAGTCCCTTACTCACACCCATTGAGTAATGTTACAAGTCGCATGGCAGTTTTCGGACCCCAAATG ATGTTTGCTGATCTAAGGTGTTCTCCCTCATGCACGCGTGCTGGGGTTCATGGTACAGTGGCAATTTGCCCACCTGATTGTTTCCATTACAAAGGGACACTCGATGTGTTTTACAAAATCATACGACAG GAAGGATTTTTGAGACTTTGGAGAGGCACGAATGCTGGCTTAGCACTTGCTGTGCCCACT GTTGGCATATACTTGCCTTGCTATGACATTTTCCGTAACATGTTAGAGGAATTTGCTGTACAGAGTGCTCCTATCTTAGAGCCATACACGCCTTTGCTGGCTGGTTCAATGGCACGTTCACTAGCTTGCACAAGTTGCTACCCTATTGAGCTTGCCAAAACACGAATGCAG GCGTTTAAGCATGTCAATGGCGATAAAAGACCCCCTGGAGTCTTGAAAACTTTAATTGGCGATATTCCACGGGTCAAGAGCACAAACAACTTTAGAAACAGCT TGCAAAGCTACCGTGTCTTGTGGACGGGCCTTGGTGCTCAGCTTGCTCGTGATGTTCCTTTCTCTGCCATCTGCTGGCCAACCCTTGAGCTG GTAAGAAGGCGGCTTTTAGGTCTTGTTGGAGATGAAGCTAACGCAACCAGTATCCTTGGGGCAAATTTTTCTGCTGGTTTTGTGGCTGGTAGCCTTGCTGCTGCTGCTACATGTCCACTTGACGTTGCAAAGACCCGCAGGCAAATTGAG AAGGATCCCATGAGGGCATTGAAGATGAGTACAAGACAGACACTGTTGGAGATATGGAG GGATGGAGGGATGAAGGGATTGTTTACTGGAGTTGGTCCTCGTATTGGCCGTGCTGGTCCGTCGGTTGGGATTGTGGTTTCATTTTACGAAGTCGTTAAGTACATTCTACAGAATCAATATACTGCTGCTTAA
- the LOC140977085 gene encoding low affinity inorganic phosphate transporter 4-like has protein sequence MPSHSISVLNALDNARTQWYHFTTIVIAGMGFFTDAYDLFCISTVSKLLGRLYYFDPSTGKPGKLPHSINNLVIGVALVGTLMGQLVFGYLGDKLGRKKVYGITLVLMCICAICSGLSFGHNAKAVMGTLCFFRFWLGFGIGGDYPLSATIMSEYANKKTRGAFIAAVFAMQGVGIVFAGLVAMIISKIFLDYYGARNVSDSNLFSTEPEGDYAWRILLMLGALPALLTFYWRMKMPETARYTAIIEGNAKLAASDMGRVLDFEIEAEPEKIAQFNASNEYSLFSYEFVRRHGKHLIGTMTTWFLLDIAFYSQNLTQKDIFPTIGLTNKAEDVSALREMFETSRAMFVIALLGTFPGYWFTVAFIERIGRFYIQLVGFFMMSVFMLTMAVEYETLKMKEHRWTFAALYGLTFFFANFGPNSTTFVLPAELFPTRVRSTCHAFSAASGKAGAMIGAFGIQYYTQDGDVPKIRKAMTLLAVTNLLGFFFTFLLTETKGRSLEEISGEDGGGMEGQVTAKYPVSRSESREDSRNYL, from the exons ATGCCCTCACACAGCATTTCTGTGCTTAATGCTCTTGATAATGCACGTACACAATGGTACCATTTTACCACAATTGTGATAGCTGGAATGGGATTTTTCACCGATGCATATGATCTTTTTTGCATTTCCACCGTCTCGAAACTCTTAGGTCGTTTATACTACTTCGATCCCTCCACAGGGAAGCCTGGAAAGCTTCCTCATTCCATCAATAACTTAGTTATCGGAGTCGCGCTTGTTGGTACGCTAATGGGGCAATTGGTATTTGGGTACTTGGGAGACAAATTAGGCAGGAAAAAGGTTTATGGCATCACTTTAGTTCTTATGTGCATTTGTGCCATCTGTTCTGGTTTATCCTTTGGGCACAATGCGAAAGCTGTGATGGGAACTCTTTGTTTCTTTAGGTTCTGGCTCGGATTTGGGATCGGTGGTGACTACCCTTTATCTGCTACTATCATGTCAGAATATGCTAACAAGAAAACTCGTGGGGCATTCATAGCCGCAGTGTTTGCCATGCAAGGAGTTGGGATCGTTTTTGCTGGACTTGTTGCAATGATCATTTCTAAAATTTTCCTCGACTATTATGGAGCTCGAAATGTTTCTGATTCAAATCTTTTCTCCACAGAACCAGAGGGGGATTATGCATGGCGAATATTGCTAATGCTCGGGGCACTTCCAGCCCTCCTCACCTTCTACTGGAGGATGAAAATGCCTGAAACAGCTCGTTACACGGCCATAATCGAAGGGAACGCAAAGCTAGCAGCTTCAGATATGGGCAGAGTTCTTGATTTTGAAATTGAAGCCGAACCTGAAAAGATAGCCCAATTCAATGCGTCAAACGAGTACTCTTTATTCTCATATGAATTCGTAAGACGCCATGGGAAACATCTAATTGGCACAATGACCACATGGTTTCTGCTAGACATAGCATTTTACAGCCAAAATCTCACACAAAAAGACATATTTCCAACTATTGGTCTTACCAACAAAGCTGAAGACGTTAGTGCGCTCAGAGAAATGTTCGAAACATCGCGTGCAATGTTTGTGATCGCCTTGCTGGGGACTTTTCCAGGATACTGGTTCACCGTAGCTTTTATTGAAAGGATCGGACGTTTTTACATACAGTTGGTAGGCTTCTTCATGATGTCCGTTTTCATGCTTACAATGGCTGTGGAGTATGAGACGCTGAAGATGAAAGAACACAGATGGACCTTCGCAGCGCTTTATGGGCTCACCTTCTTCTTCGCGAACTTTGGCCCTAATAGCACCACCTTTGTCCTCCCGGCGGAGCTTTTCCCGACGAGGGTCAG GTCCACATGCCATGCATTTAGCGCCGCCTCAGGGAAGGCGGGGGCGATGATCGGCGCCTTTGGGATTCAATATTACACCCAAGATGGAGACGTGCCCAAGATCAGGAAAGCTATGACTCTGTTGGCCGTGACAAATTTATTGGGCTTTTTCTTTACTTTTCTTCTGACAGAAACAAAGGGTAGATCTTTGGAGGAGATTTCCGGTGAAGACGGAGGTGGCATGGAGGGTCAGGTGACTGCAAAATACCCGGTCAGTCGGTCGGAAAGTCGGGAAGATTCGAGGAATTATCTTTAA
- the LOC140977086 gene encoding uncharacterized protein isoform X2 — protein sequence MAANQPHLVDFSKTQRLVFLIDLQPLIFQNQSAYIATVTSAASRLLRFPPLSNSLFAYKLFFSSLSPLRSADVLPRHLCSPSLSFKFPLQTLASLSTNLNSVLTLLDLPNPPGSPLALHIHSALLQLVHDYGWENDNEISVGRDKSMFSDFLKIPSNLVLLFSPLKFLLDSISFHDSEELSVKFDGIFSAVREAFLSRDMHVCWNDVNSDELQLENINDEKLDNKYMTQSQVLLNCIRKMGWGFCSTNWIVLGSALLPFGLIYPQIGLPFDFVDFGGTDESKCGGQLNLEILDTKGMPLEYKCCDLEFVKLKSLSSAIRNNNAFGNLELRDSQGEDHDEDSFLSQFGDGSLKLYVKAVLGHPELKKIRCYSEHVFVREFLEEVGKGGKKCNGDFFADRVLESLHKDMGIVHYSSQIPTWKFFLSFLHTNGFSAVVSLLSANGHTRIGILKPFTAHLAILSILDCGNVLSNCISQSKLRKIEDRVRDTCAEALPDSIPYFDSQTESSTSGNYEKYAVGKRKKKRIQLYQQMTWSSFCKAAFEGSQMDLFEVYTAGQFENSKKLKFLKCWMKQIEKIDPYCLTTLLQSQSTEEFSACCVPSAMEEAMLTSSSESSESFFNNLPKRIQQGLESGIDLHILAQRVVKSSIHWLHENRATKNDHIDQSQMQIQDGSCNDAFDIKLMELILREPKEMKEMHQEQDSPSKASQAPCSSENIVRDYELQIFLRLEIMRSDVSAMIEESRKQKLLKQICSLLEIIQYLVAGGIHGPISLYDYVERSIKASIGTQKSLETS from the exons ATGGCAGCGAATCAACCACACCTAGTAGATTTTTCCAAAACACAACGCCTGGTTTTCCTCATTGACCTCCAACCCCTCATTTTCCAAAATCAGTCGGCCTATATTGCTACTGTAACCTCCGCCGCGTCTCGTTTGCTCCGTTTCCCGCCGCTCTCCAACTCTCTTTTTGCCTACAAATTATTCTTCTCATCCCTGTCTCCTCTCAGATCTGCCGACGTGCTCCCTCGCCACCTCTGCTCTCCATCTCTCTCTTTCAAATTCCCTCTTCAAACTTTAGCGTCCCTGTCGACCAACCTAAACTCAGTTCTAACCCTTCTTGATCTGCCAAATCCTCCGGGAAGTCCACTTGCTCTGCATATTCATAGCGCGCTGCTTCAGCTCGTTCACGACTACGGTTGGGAAAATGACAACGAAATTTCTGTAGGTAGGGATAAATCAATGTTtagtgattttttaaaaattccttCGAATTTGGTTCTGTTGTTTTCTCCGCTAAAATTTCTGCTAGATTCTATTAGTTTTCATGATTCTGAAGAATTATCGGTGAAGTTTGATGGTATATTTTCTGCTGTGAGGGAGGCTTTTTTAAGTAGGGATATGCATGTATGTTGGAATGATGTCAATAGCGATGAACTACAGCTTGAAAACATCAATGATGAGAAATTAGACAACAAATACATGACCCAATCACAAGTTCTTTTGAATTGTATTAGGAAAATGGGGTGGGGATTTTGTTCGACCAATTGGATTGTTTTGGGATCAGCTTTGTTGCCGTTTGGGTTGATTTATCCACAAATTGGGCTACCATTTGATTTCGTGGATTTTGGTGGGACGGATGAGAGCAAATGCGGTGGACAATTGAATCTTGAGATATTGGATACGAAGGGGATGCCTTTAGAATACAAGTGCTGTGATCTTGAGTTTGTGAAATTGAAGAGTTTGTCTAGTGCTATTAGAAACAATAATGCATTTGGTAACTTGGAACTCAGGGATTCACAGGGTGAAGACCATGATGAAGACTCTTTTTTGAGTCAGTTTGGTGATGGTAGTCTCAAGTTGTACGTTAAAGCTGTGCTTGGACATCCTGAGCTTAAGAAGATCAGATGCTATTCAGAGCATGTTTTTGTGCGCGAGTTCCTTGAAGAGGTGGGAAAAGGTGGAAAGAAATGTAATGGGGACTTTTTTGCAGACAGGGTTCTTGAATCACTGCATAAAGACATGGGTATAGTCCATTATAGTAGTCAGATTCCCAcctggaaattttttttgagcTTTCTCCATACAAACGGTTTCTCGGCTGTTGTCTCCCTTTTGAGTGCCAATGGGCATACACGCATAGGGATTCTAAAACCTTTCACAGCTCATTTGGCAATTCTATCCATCTTGGACTGTGGTAATGTTTTATCTAACTGTATTAGTCAATCGAAATTGCGAAAGATAGAGGATCGGGTCCGTGATACTTGTGCTGAAGCCTTACCTGACTCAATTCCTTATTTTGATTCCCAAACTGAGTCCTCAACATCtggaaattatgaaaaatatgcagTTGGAAAGAGGAAAAAGAAACGAATTCAACTGTATCAGCAGATGACATGGAGTTCCTTCTGCAAGGCAGCATTTGAAGGATCTCAAATGGACTTGTTTGAGGTGTACACTGCCGGACAGTTTGAAAATTCTAAAAAGCTGAAGTTTTTGAAATGCTGGATGAAACAAATTGAGAAGATCGATCCATATTGCTTAACAACATTGCTCCAATCCCAGTCCACGGAGGAATTTTCTGCCTGCTGTGTTCCATCTGCAATGGAAGAGGCTATGCTTACTTCAAGCTCAGAGAGTTCAGAATCTTTTTTTAATAATCTTCCAAAGAGAATCCAGCAGGGTCTGGAATCAGGAATAGACTTGCATATTCTTGCACAGCGAGTGGTCAAATCATCCATTCATTGGTTGCATGAAAATCGTGCaactaagaatgatcatatcgATCAATCACAAATGCAAATTCAGGATGGTTCTTGCAATGATGCCTTTGACATCAAATTGATGGAGCTTATCCTAAGGGAACCTAAGGAAATGAAAGAGATGCATCAGGAACAAGATTCTCCCTCGAAAGCATCTCAAGCCCCTTGTTCATCAGAAAACATAGTCAGAGA TTATGAACTACAAATTTTTCTTCGACTGGAGATTATGCGATCAGATGTTTCAGCAATGATAGAGGAATCTCGAAAACAAAAATTGCTGAAACAAATTTGTTCTCTCTTAGAGATCATTCAATATCTTGTGGCAGGAGGTATTCATGGTCCTATTAGCTTATATGATTACGTAGAGAGGAGCATCAAAGCAAG TATAGGTACTCAGAAGAGCTTGGAGACATCGTGA